In Leishmania panamensis strain MHOM/PA/94/PSC-1 chromosome 13 sequence, the genomic stretch cggtggacTCTGCCCCTGCACGAGAGCTGTAGTAGTAGTCCCCCTGCACGCCGCGCGCTGGCGTTGCGTCACAGTGAGCGCTGAAGGAGCGGTCCAACTGCGGCTGCAGTTGCTGTCGAACGACTGACGGGTAGGGTAGCGTTCTCGGTGCTGGCGAGCTTCTTCTGCTGTCGAGCTcgggagcggcagcaggccCGCAGCTCTGATGGTGCGTTGGATATTGCCAAGGCGCATTGTTCAGACTACTGCCACTGGCGAGAAGCGCGGCGACATGCGGTGCTTCATTGccaagccgctgctgctgctgctgctgctgctcgttgtGTTGGTGTAGTACCCCGTTGCGGTCTGAGGCAAGGTGCGTTTGATCACCTAGCTGTATTGTATCCACTGAGAAAAACCCCGGCAGCACATCCTGCGCCGTGCGCTTCCGTGGCTCATTCCAGTTGTGGTGCACCGAGCCTGCATTGCAGCCTCGCCCACCGTACGGCCTCtgtgtgcggtgctgctgttggggCCGCTGATGTAGTTCTGATGCGTACGAGTTTGAGGCCTGCTGTGCTGgatactgctgctgctgctccacggAATGCAGGGGATGCTGCGGTAGTTCGGGATATGTCTGGTACGCGTACGGGTCGTGCGGCTCGGGGGCCTGTGGGCATGGGTACCGCTGctcttgccgctgcggagggTTTGAATGCTGTAACGCATAATCGCATGCctcgcgctggtgctgctgctgctgccgctgctgctgctctgaaCGAGGGTGCTGGCACTCTGACGGATATGCTTGTTCGTAGTGCTGCGGTAGCACCTTGAAAGCCTGGTAGTGTCCCGGTGCCTCTTGCACCACTTGAGGATGGGTCTGTTGCTGGTACTGCTCTCCCCACTGTGGCCCGTTctgctggtgcggcggtAGTTGTTGCCCAGGCCCTTGGTGGTGctctggctgctgctgctcgtacAATGGCTCATAGCTGCTGGCATGCTGCACCTGCTGACGTTTTGTTTCATGCGGTTGGAATGGGTAGTCACACTGGGGGTCGTAGAGGGGGTGCTCTCCTatgggcggcgacggcacctTAGAAGGATTGCCACCGGCAGCCCAGATCATGATGCCGTCATGAGCTCTTCGCGCCACATCCGCCGTGCTCGACTTCATGCTCATCGTGTCCGAGTTCGCGACAGCGCAGTACGGTAACGTGGCACCACTGTCctcagcgctggcgctgccggcgcagccATTAGCACGCACTGAGGCGCTCCACATTTGCATGCGCGTGATGACCGACCCGGTCGgtgccatcgccgtcgcggagggggggtggtGACTCGTGAAGCTTGTCGTGCGCGGCACACCGCTCCTCAACGGCGTCGCCACAATGGCAGCCCTGTTGTACGGGTCGTGCGTCCCAAAGCGCAGCGACGGACTCGACGATTGCAAGTCGTGCCAGCTGAGTGCCGTGCCGCCGCGGTTGGCGAGCGATGTAGGCCCgcccgcaccgccgctggccACACTGGTAGCTACGGGAGATAGAACAGGGGAGGGTGGTGGACCAATAAATAGCGATTTGCGCACATGGTTGATGGCCAGGTTCAAATTGCTCGCATTCCTGGAGTTCCTGATGCTTTGCGGGGCGGCAGGGACGCTGTTGCtgatgggggtgggggcagcgctggcagcccCAGCTGCAGATGACGGAGAGCATGCCGGGCTGCGAGCCGGGCGCGAGTACGACGACGGTTGAGCCAAGGAGGAACGCGTGCTTGCTGCCAAATGTGCGTGATAGATAGTGCCGTTACCTTCGCTAGCGTGATCCACGTTCCGCAAGGACCACGTAGTCTCTCCATCTACCGAgtcggcgacggtggcgttGGCGTTAGTGCCTGCGTTCTGCTGCTCAAGTCGCGCGCTGACATGGGTGTTGCGAGCTGGCGCAGTTCGGTGATGTGGGTCAACCGGCCAGCGttcaccagcaccgccggccCCGCCCTCCATGACGGAGTTCTCTGCCTTGTCATCGTCGACCTGGAAGGCGCTagttggcgcactgctgctgttgcgccgGCGCGACTCGCCGACTGTGGAGCAGGTAAGTTGGTTCGACAGCGTAGCGCATTCTGGGCTGATGAAcgacgctgcggcgacgacaaTGGGGACAGCAGTCGACGACAGCCGAGGCGTCACCGTGTGGTCGGGACTTTCGACTGTCACCGTTAGTCGCGCtggtggcaccggcgccacgAGCGCTTCGGGGGCGGCAGTCAGCATCGTTGTAGAAGGTGGGTGCTGAGAAGCCGCAGAGAGCACTTGCGGCGGGTAGACGAGGAGGTTCTTAAACATGCTGGTGACCTgacagctgccgctgccctgaGACGCGCTACGAACGTTATGGGGAGATGAGATTGAGCTGATGTGGCTCTGACTGAGTGGAGGAGCAGGGGAGGGTGCTGAGGAAGACAAGCTTGGCGTAGCCGCAATGATGAGAGCGGCGCAGGTTGTCGCTGTGAAAGCCACTGCGCCTGTCGCACCGCCGTGAGATGTCCACAGTGCCGGCACGCTGTTACAACTGCTTtggtcctcctccttgccctgttcctcgccgccgccgttggcgCCTCCATGGTTGGCGAGTGCTGAGAGCGCCGGCGACCTGCCATCGTTCACGGTACGCTTCACAACTATTGTAGGCGACGAGAGCGGGGAGCTGCTGTGCATTGATGGCTTttgcggcagccgcggtTGTGCGCGACTACCCATTTCACCGTTCGCCACGGCTGCAGGTGCAGCTCGCCTCAACGATGGTGACgacagaggcggtggtggaggtccACCGTTCCTCATCTCATACGCATGGTCCTGCACTAGCAAAGCTTCGGAAGCGTTCCTGCAGTCAGACTTGGTTGACGACTGACGCTGCATTGCCGCGGCAGGGGTTATCGGCAACCGCGGGGTAGCAAATGCTGTCCAGCCTCGACGGTTCACCACAAACTCGGCAGCCACTGAGAAGAAACtaaaggaggagagagggagcgggcACTCTCTGTGGAGGGATCagacaagagaagaaaaaacagcACGACAACCcacgaaagaaaagcacaaACGATAATCTCCCGCGAGCGATGAACCGTtagacacacatacacacacacgcgcaccgaTAGAGACCCAGCGACAGACAACTaacgagatggagagagagagagggagagggagggaacaCAACCACAGCAAAAAGGGACCGTATATACAATTAAGTCTTCGAAATACACGCGCTCCTTTGAAGACGGCCTTCCCATCAAGCACTGAATCCGTGCGTATGTCACCCTCCTCGAGCGTCAGTCTTCCTTTGCTTGTCGTTgtcctttcctcctccgatGGAAACGGcagacagggggaggggtggcggtggtggcagagaggcaggggagagggggggggggggcgcggggcgggggaggtgTAACACGGAaagcgaaaaacaaaacaagaGCGAGTCAGCAACTCATTATAACAGAAGAGGTACAGGAGAAGAAGTgggggcaggaggagggaagaacaACAATAGCCACAACAAAtgacagcgagagagggaaacagcAGAACAGGAAAAGCTCGTTGTTAGTTTGTTagtggaagaagaaaagagagagagagaagtcgACAGCGAAACAGATGCAAAGAGAATGAGAGGTGAAGCGGGGGTCGAGGGGTTGGGTACAGCACAacgacagcgacaacaaACGCCGGAGTCGAGTTTACGACGAAGA encodes the following:
- a CDS encoding hypothetical protein (TriTrypDB/GeneDB-style sysID: LpmP.13.1280), with protein sequence MQRQSSTKSDCRNASEALLVQDHAYEMRNGGPPPPPLSSPSLRRAAPAAVANGEMGSRAQPRLPQKPSMHSSSPLSSPTIVVKRTVNDGRSPALSALANHGGANGGGEEQGKEEDQSSCNSVPALWTSHGGATGAVAFTATTCAALIIAATPSLSSSAPSPAPPLSQSHISSISSPHNVRSASQGSGSCQVTSMFKNLLVYPPQVLSAASQHPPSTTMLTAAPEALVAPVPPARLTVTVESPDHTVTPRLSSTAVPIVVAAASFISPECATLSNQLTCSTVGESRRRNSSSAPTSAFQVDDDKAENSVMEGGAGGAGERWPVDPHHRTAPARNTHVSARLEQQNAGTNANATVADSVDGETTWSLRNVDHASEGNGTIYHAHLAASTRSSLAQPSSYSRPARSPACSPSSAAGAASAAPTPISNSVPAAPQSIRNSRNASNLNLAINHVRKSLFIGPPPSPVLSPVATSVASGGAGGPTSLANRGGTALSWHDLQSSSPSLRFGTHDPYNRAAIVATPLRSGVPRTTSFTSHHPPSATAMAPTGSVITRMQMWSASVRANGCAGSASAEDSGATLPYCAVANSDTMSMKSSTADVARRAHDGIMIWAAGGNPSKVPSPPIGEHPLYDPQCDYPFQPHETKRQQVQHASSYEPLYEQQQPEHHQGPGQQLPPHQQNGPQWGEQYQQQTHPQVVQEAPGHYQAFKVLPQHYEQAYPSECQHPRSEQQQRQQQQHQREACDYALQHSNPPQRQEQRYPCPQAPEPHDPYAYQTYPELPQHPLHSVEQQQQYPAQQASNSYASELHQRPQQQHRTQRPYGGRGCNAGSVHHNWNEPRKRTAQDVLPGFFSVDTIQLGDQTHLASDRNGVLHQHNEQQQQQQQRLGNEAPHVAALLASGSSLNNAPWQYPTHHQSCGPAAAPELDSRRSSPAPRTLPYPSVVRQQLQPQLDRSFSAHCDATPARGVQGDYYYSSRAGAESTAATSVTPPYGSDDDEGMRMHGGAVYGLQSWNAERHGGSASAMTVGGMMVAQPPHMAAPVSSRTPNPRACDTRSHRGGSSGGGSTSLNSGTGSGCSVPSNKSILSNNNLGSGMASLKTNENGSSGNANGGGSTGGMVHVCNEDNSADVCSDSGAPAPTLSGAGPNAPISRCYGGGDIRVNAATATAMYGGHTHYPSKNNCAVGTIDVYASQPERRTTDSAAATSPSPEGANGSGSTSSVPFTTPLPRSAGAMNGGAAANHQSSHGSVGSLQVPLNMRPHQQRHPNMGSRAATRWLPRNGSEDYSPHIASPNRRRFSTPSVNQPNQYGNTHCSQKQQKSQALSQEQR